In a single window of the Planctomycetia bacterium genome:
- the pilM gene encoding type IV pilus assembly protein PilM: MASKQAVWGIDVGQCMLKAIKLQQSGEQVEMLGFDVVEHANILSEGEGDSTQLITDSLKTFLSRNNISDSRVVVSVPGQQTLTRFTKMPPVEPKKIPDMVQYEASQQIPFDIDEVVWDYQVFVEKDSPDVEVGIFAIRKELIRNYLILFTQLGIEPFIVQTGPMAAYNAARSEQPEEMKESIVILDMGALATDLIVMEGNRIWSRPIPIGGNRFTESLVTAFKISFKKAEKLKRTAATSKYARQVFQAMRPVFADLVSEVQRSVGYYTSTHRDARIGRVIGMGNAFKLPGLQKFLQQNLQLEVDRFSGFSKLITGGQEQSPAFAENILSFPGVYGLALQGLGLAKVTSSLLPLEVQRTILWRKKRPWFAASAACLALAGGSVWVGNVLANNQLQAGLGNLTNIAVMPVSTTQQAEQILNSAVSEAPVERAAKIAGAAQYFSSKLSDVERLKVGDRSTLVAMSTLPENNIYLPRVLEIIHRGFAEAQVPEFRNAKSPREFLAAAKSTSREDREDIWIEKLDMVYHPQDPEAVFTGQGTPGRGRDGWAIRIEGGTTMAQPAKWIDNRLIKSLERVGRMPSRAIYLDKATLATVMERKKTSSASSFDAFTPPEDDSRGGRGRGGGRPPARGGDDRSTGGRGGRGGSTPGFGGGGLVDEPSGGGDISTQVNRLREKYKSEDPLTGEPIATDQRFVLEIIIRKSDTPANLIPEEFKPKADEKAPEAKRG, from the coding sequence ATGGCCTCGAAACAAGCAGTATGGGGAATTGACGTCGGCCAGTGCATGTTGAAGGCCATCAAGCTCCAGCAGTCGGGCGAGCAGGTGGAGATGCTCGGCTTCGACGTCGTCGAGCACGCCAACATCCTTTCGGAAGGCGAGGGCGACTCGACCCAGCTCATTACCGATTCGCTCAAGACCTTTCTCTCGCGAAACAACATCTCCGACAGCCGCGTGGTCGTCTCGGTGCCAGGCCAGCAGACCCTGACCCGATTCACCAAGATGCCGCCGGTTGAGCCCAAGAAAATACCGGACATGGTCCAGTACGAGGCCAGTCAGCAGATCCCGTTCGACATTGACGAAGTCGTCTGGGACTACCAGGTTTTTGTAGAGAAGGATTCGCCCGATGTCGAGGTCGGCATTTTCGCCATTCGCAAGGAACTAATCCGAAACTACCTGATCCTCTTCACGCAACTGGGCATCGAGCCGTTTATCGTTCAGACCGGTCCGATGGCCGCCTACAACGCCGCTCGTTCCGAGCAGCCCGAAGAGATGAAGGAGTCGATCGTCATTCTCGACATGGGCGCGCTGGCCACCGACCTGATTGTCATGGAGGGCAACCGAATCTGGTCGCGACCGATTCCGATCGGCGGCAACCGATTTACCGAGTCGCTGGTGACCGCGTTCAAGATATCCTTCAAGAAGGCGGAAAAACTTAAGCGGACGGCCGCGACTTCCAAGTATGCCCGGCAGGTTTTCCAGGCCATGCGGCCGGTCTTCGCCGATCTCGTCTCTGAAGTTCAGCGATCGGTCGGCTATTACACCTCGACACACCGCGATGCGCGGATCGGCCGCGTCATCGGCATGGGCAACGCCTTCAAACTACCCGGCCTCCAGAAATTTCTTCAGCAGAATCTTCAACTCGAGGTCGATCGCTTTTCCGGTTTCAGCAAACTGATCACGGGCGGGCAAGAGCAATCTCCCGCCTTCGCGGAAAACATTCTCAGCTTCCCCGGCGTTTACGGACTTGCCCTTCAGGGGTTGGGGCTGGCAAAAGTTACGTCGAGCCTTTTGCCGCTTGAGGTTCAGCGCACGATTCTGTGGCGGAAGAAGCGGCCGTGGTTCGCGGCATCGGCCGCATGCCTGGCTCTTGCCGGCGGCTCCGTATGGGTCGGAAATGTGCTGGCCAACAACCAACTACAGGCGGGTCTCGGGAATCTGACCAACATCGCCGTCATGCCCGTTAGTACGACGCAGCAGGCCGAGCAGATATTGAATAGCGCCGTGAGCGAAGCGCCGGTTGAGCGTGCCGCCAAGATTGCCGGCGCGGCGCAGTATTTCTCCAGCAAGCTCAGCGACGTTGAGCGGCTGAAGGTGGGCGACCGATCGACCCTGGTGGCGATGTCCACGCTGCCGGAGAACAACATTTATCTTCCCCGCGTGTTGGAAATTATTCATCGCGGGTTTGCCGAGGCGCAGGTTCCGGAGTTTCGAAACGCGAAATCTCCGCGGGAGTTCCTCGCAGCCGCGAAGTCGACCAGTCGCGAGGACCGCGAGGACATCTGGATCGAAAAGCTCGACATGGTCTATCACCCTCAGGACCCGGAGGCCGTCTTCACCGGCCAGGGAACACCGGGTCGCGGGCGCGACGGCTGGGCGATTCGCATCGAAGGCGGAACGACCATGGCGCAGCCGGCCAAGTGGATCGACAACCGGCTCATCAAATCGCTGGAGCGAGTCGGTCGCATGCCATCCCGCGCCATTTATCTCGATAAGGCGACCCTTGCCACGGTGATGGAGCGCAAGAAGACCAGCTCAGCCTCAAGCTTTGATGCCTTCACTCCGCCCGAAGATGACTCTCGCGGCGGACGCGGGCGCGGCGGCGGAAGGCCGCCGGCACGCGGCGGTGATGATCGAAGCACCGGTGGCCGTGGGGGGCGCGGCGGTTCGACGCCGGGATTCGGCGGCGGCGGCCTGGTTGACGAGCCTTCAGGCGGCGGCGACATCAGCACGCAGGTCAATCGCCTGCGCGAGAAGTACAAATCAGAGGATCCGCTTACGGGTGAACCGATCGCCACTGATCAGCGATTTGTGCTGGAGATCATCATTCGCAAGAGCGATACGCCGGCAAACCTGATTCCCGAAGAGTTCAAGCCCAAGGCGGATGAAAAAGCGCCTGAGGCCAAACGCGGGTAG
- a CDS encoding sodium/solute symporter (Members of the Solute:Sodium Symporter (SSS), TC 2.A.21 as described in tcdb.org, catalyze solute:Na+ symport. Known solutes for members of the family include sugars, amino acids, nucleosides, inositols, vitamins, urea or anions, depending on the system.) translates to MPELTLAEAVPTFHWADWGVVGLYLVLTTVLGAKLAGRQATVRDFFLGGRKLPWWAICGSTIATEISTATFVAVPAVSFAAGGNLTYLQLAIGSIIARIIVALYFVPKYFEKEIYSPYDYAGYRLGARVKKATTALFMIGAVLGQGARLYTSGFVLSTVAGVDLITAVWLMGIFSVLWAMIGGITMVIWTDVIQFFVLLLGAMAVLWYSFSSVPASWGDMLQIAQDADKFRLFDFSFDMSLNYTFWVGILCTPFINLAAFGTDQVMTQRMFCCRNQRDAAKATIVSSVSIFIALLMLLVGVALYVYFRFLPFTPEEAALFDERKTYLLPIFIVRALPMGIRGLVVAAIFAAAVSTLESALAALAQTTSSPLLKRIAPPKKKGRKSRKSAFWQSEVAVSKMLVFGWGVVLCIMASACRLLESRFENTIDLVLAMSGYTMGPLLGIFLLAMLSKPPSDAGLPWAVPLAVLGVFGMLQHDWNIPLLGGASADLTDWIVWGGCLAALVLALKHLHGDVLKVGAIAAAVIVIVLLHAWNLGLDGEGSTKYPSYTWSYAVGPLITMGLGYVLGGRKSATPQKA, encoded by the coding sequence ATGCCCGAACTGACCCTCGCGGAAGCCGTTCCGACATTTCATTGGGCCGATTGGGGCGTCGTCGGCCTGTATCTAGTTCTGACGACGGTTCTCGGCGCGAAGCTCGCCGGTCGCCAGGCCACGGTCCGCGATTTTTTTCTCGGCGGCCGCAAACTCCCATGGTGGGCCATCTGTGGATCGACGATCGCCACCGAGATTTCGACGGCGACTTTCGTGGCCGTGCCCGCGGTCAGTTTCGCCGCCGGCGGAAATCTCACCTATCTCCAATTGGCAATCGGCAGCATCATTGCCCGTATCATCGTCGCCCTCTATTTCGTCCCCAAATACTTCGAAAAGGAAATCTACAGCCCTTACGACTACGCCGGCTACCGCTTAGGCGCCCGCGTCAAAAAGGCGACGACGGCTTTGTTCATGATCGGAGCCGTGCTCGGGCAAGGCGCAAGGCTGTACACCAGCGGATTCGTCCTCAGCACCGTCGCGGGCGTCGACCTGATCACCGCCGTCTGGCTCATGGGGATTTTCTCGGTGCTGTGGGCCATGATCGGCGGAATCACGATGGTCATCTGGACCGACGTGATTCAGTTCTTCGTGCTCCTACTCGGTGCGATGGCCGTCCTGTGGTATTCGTTTTCGAGCGTACCGGCGAGTTGGGGGGACATGCTTCAAATCGCCCAGGATGCTGATAAGTTCCGGCTCTTTGATTTCTCGTTCGACATGAGTTTGAACTACACCTTCTGGGTGGGAATTCTCTGCACGCCCTTCATCAATCTCGCCGCCTTCGGAACCGATCAGGTCATGACGCAGCGGATGTTCTGCTGCCGCAATCAACGCGACGCGGCAAAGGCGACCATCGTCAGCAGCGTCAGTATCTTCATCGCCCTGCTGATGCTGCTGGTCGGCGTCGCCCTGTACGTCTATTTTCGATTCCTTCCTTTTACCCCCGAGGAAGCGGCGCTGTTCGACGAACGCAAGACCTACCTCCTGCCGATCTTCATCGTTCGCGCGCTGCCCATGGGCATTCGCGGTCTCGTGGTCGCTGCGATCTTTGCCGCCGCCGTGTCGACGCTTGAATCCGCCCTGGCGGCCCTCGCCCAGACCACGTCCAGTCCACTGCTCAAGCGAATCGCCCCTCCCAAGAAGAAGGGCAGAAAATCTCGCAAGTCCGCCTTCTGGCAGAGCGAGGTCGCTGTCTCAAAGATGCTTGTCTTCGGTTGGGGAGTCGTCCTCTGCATCATGGCCTCTGCATGTCGCCTCTTGGAGAGTCGATTTGAGAATACAATTGACCTCGTTCTCGCCATGTCCGGTTACACCATGGGGCCGCTGCTTGGAATCTTTCTTCTCGCTATGCTTTCCAAACCGCCGAGCGACGCCGGCCTTCCCTGGGCCGTGCCCCTCGCCGTCCTTGGTGTATTCGGAATGCTTCAACATGACTGGAACATCCCCCTGCTGGGCGGAGCGTCCGCCGATCTGACCGACTGGATCGTTTGGGGCGGGTGTCTCGCGGCACTGGTCCTCGCTTTGAAGCACTTGCATGGGGATGTTCTCAAAGTCGGTGCGATTGCCGCAGCCGTCATCGTCATTGTGCTCC